A region of uncultured Desulfobacter sp. DNA encodes the following proteins:
- a CDS encoding DotU family type IV/VI secretion system protein, whose product MKPSCVDCVTELMAYTYHLADQLQVETVDYEQVLTGYQQLIERARTKAKAAGISKSLFDQALFPVFAWIDETLLATGWNQKNEWIRNSLQKKYFNTTNAGTEFFERIEKITESEKDLLEVYDYCLASGFKGSLYQPHQADALDGIKRATRKKVTGLEDEQIPDTLFPDAGDTLPCRRLKRKRWKGLADLTSVLVLLPVVLFFLLYYIFNLRLTQLVNNSGLLN is encoded by the coding sequence ATGAAACCCTCCTGTGTTGACTGTGTCACTGAACTTATGGCCTATACCTATCATCTGGCGGATCAGCTTCAGGTTGAGACCGTGGACTATGAACAGGTGCTTACAGGTTATCAGCAGCTGATTGAGCGGGCCAGGACAAAGGCAAAGGCAGCTGGCATTTCAAAATCGTTGTTTGACCAGGCATTGTTTCCTGTTTTCGCATGGATTGATGAGACACTTCTTGCAACCGGCTGGAATCAGAAAAATGAATGGATAAGAAATTCACTGCAAAAAAAATATTTTAATACGACCAATGCCGGCACAGAGTTTTTTGAACGGATAGAAAAAATCACAGAAAGTGAAAAAGACCTTCTGGAGGTGTATGATTACTGCCTGGCTTCGGGGTTCAAAGGATCTCTTTACCAGCCCCACCAGGCTGACGCCCTTGACGGCATCAAACGGGCTACCCGTAAGAAAGTGACCGGTTTGGAAGATGAACAGATCCCGGACACTCTTTTCCCCGATGCCGGGGATACACTGCCCTGCAGACGCCTTAAACGGAAACGGTGGAAGGGGCTGGCAGACCTCACCTCGGTCCTTGTACTGCTGCCTGTGGTTCTGTTTTTTTTGTTGTATTATATTTTTAACCTTCGGCTGACTCAATTGGTTAATAACTCCGGACTATTGAATTGA
- a CDS encoding type VI secretion protein IcmF/TssM N-terminal domain-containing protein — MKKFFKFLFYCFLILLVLCFLFAAGYWAVEIKGWSWWIAGVLVACMSGVIFAFVAMKKFLIRRNEKKFVQSVINEETAVPAAESTALDLSLKQAEDQWKTSIAKLQKSHLRRFGNPVYVLPWYMIMGESRSGKTSAIKNSNLSSALTDVSSATIVAGTKNCDWWFLEQAVVLDTAGRYTIPIEEEQDKKEWGAFLALLAKYRKKEPVNGVIVAVAADSLLNEDQVLLSEKAKSIRQRINQMMRVLGAMFPVYLLVTKMDLVNGFTDFCDHIPDLRYDQVMGYANSDNDTDGLKVLDQCMTSVSGRIRELRSLFVHNRINNFAISFSGEFMNLKPGLEAYVSQLFAEDIYQATPLFRGVYFSSATRKGMPGSDFLKTAGITYSNDAALDRNKGFFLRSFFNAVLPKDRNVFKPLSEFIMWRRTTISLTIFSLCLLCLAISGVLAFSYVNNAKAISAVDRSAFQQKEFSGTGARILYYDRIRAQIQNLESANRGWVLPRLGLHHSLVLENKLKDRFVQDVRTHLIDPLDDQFYESVSALKGAVSDEEVVNNAAYAVQRIMILEKALEKDTLPDIRTYVESMRPVVPPLDPGLPGTDLPCLAAVHYAYQEWSQDKTLTGKKLDMFRKILSRVTMQGDNFEWLVSRWVSRTPGVDLSAFIKGYQINTEALNRPTDIKGAFTRPGRREIKSFLDMIEIAYRDKPAFSRMENRFWAWYAKEFYRSWYDFAASFPTGINWDTIVDNWQDLGALMTTVQNPYFLLLEKMGQEFEWFRDEAGSVRPDSEPAWAKTVAMLKEIKTLAKTEQKKKEGSFLAKLSMTKEKITDALDKSPAKILKDAGLQEDADLEYKMQLAQVWNTYLGHLATLSAAGAYTEKCFHMFSDLFKALSDPGKEQAPFNLTYNSLLQLDAFFKSTNTSPVIFQLVKGPYDYMTTYAVAKSALYLQGKWEEIVLSTALNTDPEKYYATMFDKSSGAIWQFINDEAAAFIGQTKTGFGAATAFGLKLPFNNLFFRLLNKGEQLKLEKQDEYSVDLTTLPTSVNEDAKIMPYSTTLLMECAGEKTALINNNFPETQTFVWRPDTCGDVSLAIQFGDSWLEKRYKGRLGFAQFLYDFKDGTHSFDPTDFPEYKGFLVNNNVTRIFVSYDINGIEPVLEFLERRPPSVPEVIFSRYVSPKGKYPLSEKEMARQDSPVQPDTAQALLKDRYAVILETVPMEVNSGALVKPTSSVFSLTCKDKVIKFENFNYPDTIDFDWVPDTCGKVLIYIYFPGVTLLKEYPDFLAFATDFKYHSKTFFSDDFPGQETQFENMGLISLTLSYIFAGDLPKLNIPKEKWAKPLSPVLNEAGPGPAEDKTKNDDKQKSSSPSQEDKAEPAPVLPPQSPLGDNGWVAGQNINNFTIQIMMGFEKPGVEKFARDNDLKGPGAIYENQLNGRKMYSLIWGSFETYQQALQAKESLSASASRHSPWIRRFGSIMKEIE; from the coding sequence ATGAAAAAATTTTTTAAATTTCTTTTTTATTGTTTTCTGATCCTGCTGGTGTTGTGCTTTCTTTTCGCTGCCGGATACTGGGCCGTGGAGATCAAGGGATGGTCCTGGTGGATTGCCGGCGTTCTGGTCGCCTGTATGTCCGGGGTTATTTTTGCCTTTGTTGCGATGAAGAAATTTTTAATCCGCAGGAATGAAAAAAAATTTGTCCAGTCGGTTATCAATGAAGAAACAGCTGTTCCGGCTGCAGAATCAACCGCTCTGGATCTCAGTTTAAAGCAGGCCGAGGATCAGTGGAAAACGTCCATTGCCAAACTGCAAAAATCGCATCTAAGGCGGTTCGGCAACCCTGTTTATGTTCTGCCCTGGTATATGATCATGGGGGAATCCAGATCCGGCAAGACCTCGGCCATTAAAAATTCAAACTTAAGTTCAGCCCTGACCGATGTGAGCTCTGCCACCATCGTGGCAGGAACAAAAAACTGCGACTGGTGGTTTTTGGAACAGGCCGTGGTGCTGGACACTGCCGGCCGGTACACCATCCCCATTGAAGAGGAACAAGATAAAAAAGAGTGGGGTGCTTTTTTAGCCCTTCTTGCAAAATATCGAAAAAAAGAACCGGTCAACGGCGTCATCGTGGCCGTGGCAGCTGATTCGCTTCTCAACGAAGATCAGGTCCTGTTGAGCGAAAAAGCCAAAAGCATCCGTCAGCGGATCAACCAGATGATGCGGGTCTTGGGTGCCATGTTCCCTGTCTATCTTCTGGTCACGAAAATGGATCTTGTAAACGGGTTTACGGATTTTTGTGACCACATTCCTGACCTCAGATATGACCAGGTCATGGGCTATGCAAACAGTGACAACGACACAGACGGCTTAAAGGTGCTGGACCAGTGCATGACATCCGTGTCCGGCCGGATAAGAGAACTGCGATCCCTTTTTGTCCATAACCGGATCAATAATTTCGCCATCTCTTTTTCCGGGGAATTCATGAATTTAAAGCCCGGGCTCGAGGCCTATGTCAGCCAGTTGTTTGCCGAGGATATTTATCAGGCCACCCCCTTGTTCAGGGGGGTCTACTTTTCCAGTGCCACCCGCAAAGGAATGCCCGGATCTGATTTTTTGAAAACAGCAGGCATCACCTACAGCAATGATGCGGCATTGGACCGGAACAAAGGCTTTTTCCTGAGAAGTTTTTTTAACGCAGTCCTGCCCAAGGACAGGAATGTATTTAAGCCTTTGTCGGAATTTATCATGTGGCGAAGAACCACAATAAGCCTGACCATTTTTTCTTTGTGCCTGCTCTGCCTTGCCATCAGCGGGGTTCTTGCCTTTTCCTACGTTAACAATGCAAAGGCTATAAGTGCTGTCGATAGATCCGCTTTCCAACAAAAGGAATTTTCCGGAACCGGGGCGCGTATTCTTTATTACGACCGGATCAGGGCACAGATCCAGAACCTGGAATCAGCCAATCGCGGATGGGTTCTGCCAAGGCTTGGGCTTCATCACAGCCTTGTTCTTGAAAACAAATTAAAAGACCGCTTTGTACAGGACGTTAGGACGCACCTGATTGATCCCCTGGATGATCAGTTTTATGAAAGTGTATCAGCTTTAAAGGGAGCTGTGTCCGACGAAGAGGTGGTGAACAATGCGGCCTATGCCGTCCAGAGAATCATGATTCTGGAAAAAGCACTGGAGAAGGACACCCTTCCGGACATCAGGACTTATGTGGAGAGCATGCGGCCTGTTGTACCGCCCCTTGATCCGGGATTGCCCGGCACAGATCTGCCTTGCCTGGCCGCAGTCCATTATGCATATCAGGAGTGGAGCCAGGATAAGACCTTGACCGGGAAAAAGCTGGATATGTTCCGGAAAATACTATCCCGGGTCACGATGCAGGGTGATAATTTTGAATGGCTTGTCAGCCGGTGGGTCAGCCGGACCCCGGGGGTTGATCTATCCGCATTTATTAAAGGATACCAGATCAATACCGAGGCCCTAAACCGGCCGACAGATATCAAAGGGGCCTTTACACGCCCGGGCCGCCGGGAGATTAAATCCTTCCTTGACATGATTGAAATTGCGTATAGGGATAAACCGGCCTTTTCCCGGATGGAAAACAGATTCTGGGCATGGTATGCCAAAGAATTTTACCGTTCCTGGTATGATTTCGCAGCATCGTTTCCGACAGGCATAAACTGGGACACCATTGTGGATAACTGGCAGGATCTTGGTGCTTTGATGACAACGGTCCAGAATCCCTATTTTCTTTTATTGGAAAAAATGGGTCAGGAGTTTGAATGGTTCCGGGACGAAGCAGGTTCAGTGCGTCCGGATTCTGAACCTGCCTGGGCGAAGACCGTTGCCATGCTCAAGGAGATCAAAACCCTGGCCAAAACGGAACAGAAAAAGAAAGAAGGTTCTTTTCTGGCCAAGCTTTCCATGACAAAGGAAAAAATTACGGACGCCCTGGACAAATCTCCGGCAAAGATCCTCAAAGATGCCGGTCTCCAGGAGGACGCGGATCTGGAATACAAAATGCAGCTGGCACAGGTCTGGAATACCTACCTGGGACATCTGGCAACACTGTCCGCGGCAGGTGCTTATACTGAAAAATGCTTTCACATGTTCTCGGATTTATTCAAGGCATTGTCGGATCCCGGAAAAGAGCAGGCTCCGTTTAACCTGACCTACAACAGCCTGCTCCAGCTGGATGCCTTTTTTAAGTCCACCAATACCTCACCGGTTATCTTTCAACTGGTCAAGGGCCCTTACGATTATATGACCACCTACGCCGTTGCCAAAAGTGCCCTTTATCTGCAGGGCAAATGGGAGGAGATCGTATTAAGCACCGCCTTAAATACAGATCCTGAAAAATACTATGCCACCATGTTTGACAAAAGCTCCGGGGCAATCTGGCAGTTTATAAACGATGAGGCCGCCGCCTTTATCGGACAAACGAAAACCGGCTTTGGTGCCGCAACAGCTTTTGGCTTAAAGCTGCCCTTCAACAACCTGTTTTTCAGGCTTTTAAATAAGGGCGAGCAGCTTAAACTTGAAAAGCAGGACGAATATTCTGTTGACCTTACCACCCTGCCCACCAGCGTTAACGAAGACGCGAAGATAATGCCATACTCCACAACGCTTCTCATGGAGTGTGCTGGGGAAAAAACAGCTTTGATCAATAACAATTTCCCTGAAACCCAGACATTTGTCTGGCGGCCGGACACCTGCGGCGATGTTTCCCTTGCCATTCAGTTCGGCGACTCCTGGCTTGAGAAAAGATATAAAGGACGCTTGGGGTTTGCACAGTTTCTGTACGATTTCAAAGACGGCACCCATAGCTTTGATCCAACGGATTTTCCTGAGTACAAGGGTTTTCTGGTCAATAACAACGTGACCCGGATTTTTGTCTCCTACGATATCAATGGGATTGAGCCTGTTCTGGAATTTCTGGAACGGCGCCCGCCTTCGGTGCCGGAGGTTATTTTTTCCAGATATGTCTCCCCAAAAGGAAAATATCCGCTGTCTGAAAAGGAAATGGCCCGGCAGGATTCCCCGGTTCAACCAGATACTGCCCAGGCGTTGTTGAAAGACAGGTATGCCGTTATACTTGAAACAGTTCCCATGGAGGTTAATTCAGGCGCCCTTGTAAAACCCACATCATCGGTCTTTTCCCTGACGTGCAAAGATAAGGTGATCAAGTTTGAAAATTTCAATTACCCGGATACCATCGACTTTGACTGGGTGCCGGATACCTGCGGAAAAGTTTTGATTTATATCTATTTTCCGGGTGTTACCCTGCTTAAGGAGTATCCGGATTTTCTGGCCTTTGCAACGGATTTTAAATATCACTCCAAAACCTTTTTCAGTGATGACTTCCCTGGTCAGGAAACGCAATTTGAAAATATGGGGCTGATATCCCTTACCCTGTCTTATATATTTGCGGGGGATCTGCCCAAACTTAACATTCCCAAAGAAAAATGGGCAAAACCCTTATCCCCGGTATTGAATGAGGCCGGCCCCGGCCCGGCTGAAGATAAAACCAAAAATGATGATAAACAGAAAAGTTCTTCACCTTCACAGGAGGACAAAGCTGAACCGGCCCCTGTCCTGCCCCCGCAATCCCCGCTGGGGGACAATGGCTGGGTTGCCGGCCAGAATATCAATAATTTTACAATTCAAATCATGATGGGCTTTGAAAAACCGGGAGTTGAAAAGTTTGCCCGGGATAATGACCTGAAAGGCCCGGGAGCTATTTACGAAAATCAGCTCAACGGACGTAAAATGTACAGCCTGATATGGGGATCATTTGAAACCTATCAACAGGCCCTGCAGGCCAAAGAGAGTCTCTCGGCTTCGGCATCCAGACATTCGCCCTGGATAAGGCGGTTCGGATCAATTATGAAAGAAATAGAGTAG